In a single window of the Ciconia boyciana chromosome 7, ASM3463844v1, whole genome shotgun sequence genome:
- the C8B gene encoding complement component C8 beta chain, protein MSTARTAFALYPIKLLLLYAILGILTVHCFGGEKESLNLSGTNKSVANSRLARSVSNVPQPRDCALSAWSLWSKCDPCQKKRYRFARLEQPSQFNGDPCDYTDKETEDCVTNNPCRNKVRCEGFVCAVTGRCITRRLLCNGDDDCGDQSDEKNCKKVFKKCDQKMEEYWGIENLAKGLNIFTNDLEGLVLDHRYYAGGCSPHYIMDTRFRKPYNVESYMAETKGKYEFTMTEYESYSNYESSVLKAKASQSSFSFGIKIPGIFELGYSSNDNRFKKFIQRMKRFSSTSSKFIHARSELAVAIYKLKPRGLMLHYEFLQRLHQLPLEYSYGEYRELYRDYGTHYITEATIGGIYEYTLVMNSNELQKAGYSLSDVQKCAQHGFNIGAAIDVVYAKLGITAAGCKSLLKEIGDSTSKKQYVEDFIALVRGGASEHITTLAYKNLPTAALMQEWGDAVQYNPEIIKLKAEPLYQLVTATDFANAVAIKENLRRALEEFQQETSSCRCAPCHGNGIPFLQGTECKCLCPLGYSGTACEISKRKDAAVNGNWGCWASWSPCSGGQRTRRRQCNNPAPQNGGSSCSGPDAETVTC, encoded by the exons ATGAGCACAGCACGCACCGCATTTGCTCTATACCCCATCAAACTGTTGCTGCTTTATGCCATACTCGGCATCCTAACTGTTCATTGCTTTGG TGGTGAAAAGGAGTCCCTTAACCTGAGCGGTACCAACAAGAGCGTGGCTAACAGCAGGCTGGCCCGGTCCGTGAGCAACGTGCCGCAGCCCCGCGACTGCGCACTCTCCGCCTGGTCCTTGTGGAGCAAGTGCGATCCCTGCCAAAAGAAAAGG TACAGATTTGCCCGCCTGGAACAACCTTCTCAGTTCAATGGAGATCCGTGTGACTACACTGACAAAGAAACTGAAGACTGTGTTACGAATAATCCTTGCAGGAATAAAGTTAGATGTGAAGGTTTTGTGTGTGCAGTTACAG GGAGATGCATTACACGGAGGCTGCTTTGTAATGGGGATGATGACTGTGGGGACCAGTCGGAtgaaaaaaactgcaaaaaagtgtttaaaaaatgtgacCAGAAGATGGAGGAATACTGGGGAATAGAGAATCTGGCAAAAGG GTTAAATATCTTCACAAACGACTTGGAAGGATTAGTTCTTGATCACAGGTACTATGCTGGGGGATGTTCTCCCCATTATATCATGGACACAAGATTCAGAAAGCCATACAATGTAGAAAGCTATATGGCAGAG aCCAAAGGCAAATATGAATTTACAATGACTGAATATGAGTCCTACTCAAATTATGAAAGCAGTGTCCTGAAGGCAAAAGCTTCACAGTCTAGCTTCAGCTTCGGTATAAAAATACCAGGAATATTTGAACTTGGTTACAGTTCAAATGACAACAGGTTCAAGAAGTTCATTCAAAGGATGAAAAGATTTTCTTCAACT TCCAGCAAATTCATTCATGCCCGTTCAGAGCTGGCTGTTGCCATTTATAAGCTGAAGCCCCGAGGCCTGATGCTGCATTACGAGTTCCTGCAGAGACTCCATCAGCTCCCGTTAGAGTACAGCTACGGGGAGTACAGAGAGCTCTACAGAGACTATGGAACCCATTACATCACGGAGGCTACCATCGGCGGCATCTACGAATATACTTTAGTCATGAACAGCAATGAGCTCCAAAAGGCAG GTTATTCTCTGAGCGATGTCCAGAAATGTGCACAGCACGGCTTTAACATCGGTGCAGCTATTGATGTTGTCTATGCGAAGCTTGGAATAACTGCAGCTGGCTGTAAATCCCTTTTAAAAGAGATTGGAG ACAGCACCTCCAAAAAACAGTACGTGGAAGATTTCATCGCCCTTGTTCGTGGCGGAGCAAGCGAACACATTACCACGTTGGCTTACAAAAACCTGCCGACGGCTGCGCTCATGCAGGAGTGGGGAGATGCTGTACAGTACAACCCTGAAATCATAAAGCTGAAG GCAGAGCCGCTGTATCAGCTGGTGACTGCAACAGATTTTGCTAATGCAGTGgccataaaagaaaatctgcGACGAGCTCTTGAAGAGTTTCAGCAGGAGACCAGTTCTTGTCGCTGTGCTCCGTGCCACGGCAATGGGATCCCCTTTCTGCAAG GAACTGAGTGTAAATGCTTATGTCCCCTTGGCTACAGTGGCACTGCCTGTGAGATCAGCAAGAGGAAAG atgctgCTGTTAATGGAAACTGGGGTTGCTGGGCCAGCTGGTCTCCGTGTTCAGGAGGTCAACGAACAAGGAGACGACAGTGCAACAACCCTGCACCGCAAAATGGTGGTTCATCATGCTCAGGGCCAGATGCTGAGACAGTTACTTGCTAG